A single Brevundimonas sp. SL130 DNA region contains:
- a CDS encoding DUF817 domain-containing protein: MADRRLPLEAWGRRLLTRTETWADRSRPRRYAYEFLWFGLKQGWACLFGGLMLGLIVGTFLWWPDTAPISRYDFLAVGAVLIQAAMLAFRLESWEEARVIFLFHVAGTIMELFKTAHGSWVYPEDSLLRIGAVPLFSGFMYAAVGSYIARVQRIFHIRVRAYPPLWMTGVLAAAIYVNFFAHHWLPDVRIVLFAATALLFGRSWFYFTADRRRRSMPLLLGYGLVALFIWFAENLGTFARAWSYPGQEAGWEMVSLAKLGAWFLLMIISVVLVSLVHRPEEEVTAGA, from the coding sequence ATGGCTGATCGTCGCCTCCCCCTCGAAGCCTGGGGGCGCCGTCTCCTCACGCGGACCGAGACCTGGGCCGACCGGTCTCGTCCGCGTCGCTACGCCTACGAATTCCTCTGGTTTGGACTGAAACAGGGGTGGGCGTGTCTGTTCGGGGGGCTGATGCTGGGGCTGATCGTCGGCACCTTCCTGTGGTGGCCGGATACGGCGCCGATCTCGCGCTATGATTTTCTGGCGGTCGGGGCGGTGCTGATCCAGGCGGCGATGCTGGCGTTCCGGCTGGAGAGCTGGGAGGAGGCGCGGGTGATCTTCCTGTTCCATGTGGCGGGGACGATCATGGAGCTGTTCAAGACGGCGCACGGGTCGTGGGTTTATCCGGAGGACAGTCTGCTGCGGATCGGCGCCGTGCCGCTGTTCTCGGGCTTCATGTATGCGGCGGTGGGCAGCTATATCGCGCGGGTGCAGCGGATCTTTCATATCCGGGTGCGGGCCTATCCGCCGCTGTGGATGACCGGGGTGCTGGCGGCGGCCATCTACGTCAACTTCTTCGCCCATCACTGGCTGCCGGACGTGCGGATCGTGCTGTTCGCGGCGACGGCCCTGCTGTTCGGACGGAGCTGGTTCTATTTCACGGCGGACCGACGTCGGCGGTCGATGCCGCTGCTGCTGGGATACGGGCTGGTGGCCCTGTTCATCTGGTTCGCCGAGAACCTGGGCACGTTCGCGCGGGCCTGGTCCTATCCGGGGCAGGAGGCAGGGTGGGAGATGGTGTCCCTGGCCAAGCTGGGCGCCTGGTTCCTGCTGATGATCATTTCCGTGGTGCTGGTGTCGCTGGTGCACCGGCCGGAGGAAGAGGTCACGGCAGGCGCGTGA
- a CDS encoding type II toxin-antitoxin system PemK/MazF family toxin, whose product MTAPRKTGTISASDTVREAMAKRAPPPAKVKQPPMTSLKSGTRVGEVYWCDFSHTNLIPEFDSEHLVMVIKSARLTDVSLVIPLTKRDQSSNPHGYKLKHNPNEQTADESWAVCDHIYAVSSGRLRPLRTTAGQIRKPFTLDPSDIEAISRHVRRVLTPFLQKGIAASGPASGVT is encoded by the coding sequence ATGACCGCCCCCAGAAAGACCGGCACCATATCCGCCAGTGACACCGTCAGGGAGGCGATGGCGAAACGTGCGCCGCCGCCCGCCAAGGTCAAACAGCCACCCATGACCTCCCTCAAAAGCGGAACACGGGTGGGGGAAGTTTACTGGTGCGATTTTTCCCATACCAACCTCATTCCTGAATTCGACTCCGAGCATCTCGTCATGGTGATCAAATCCGCCAGGCTCACCGACGTGTCTCTCGTCATTCCCCTGACAAAACGCGATCAGTCGTCCAACCCGCACGGTTACAAGCTCAAACACAATCCCAACGAGCAGACAGCGGATGAATCATGGGCCGTGTGCGATCACATCTATGCGGTCTCGTCGGGTCGACTCAGACCGCTCAGAACGACCGCCGGCCAGATACGCAAGCCATTCACCCTAGACCCGAGCGACATAGAAGCGATCAGCCGTCATGTCCGCCGTGTTCTGACGCCCTTTCTTCAAAAGGGGATCGCCGCCTCAGGCCCCGCATCGGGGGTGACTTGA